Proteins from a genomic interval of Gordonia sp. SL306:
- the gyrB gene encoding DNA topoisomerase (ATP-hydrolyzing) subunit B: MADTNDTNQSDSAAAKKSRKPKKSGEYGADSISILEGLEAVRKRPGMYIGSTGERGLHHLIWEVVDNSVDEAMAGHASRVDVTLLEDGGVQVVDDGRGIPVDMHKTGVPTVEVVMTQLHAGGKFDSEAYAVSGGLHGVGISVVNALSTKVELEINYGGYHWDQTYDYAKPGPLNQGEATRKTGTTVRFWPDAKIFESTTFSAETIARRLQEMAFLNKGLTITLTDNRLSDEAAVAEAEMDEGDDSAESIKSEAEKAQKAAKVRTRTYHYADGLIDYIKHLNRTKNAIHASVIGFTAKGTGHELEIAMQWNAGYSESVHTFANTINTHEGGTHEEGFRAALTSTVNKYAYDKKLLKEKDGKLTGDDIREGLAAVISVKVGDPQFEGQTKTKLGNTEVKSFVQKTCNEHLGHWFEANPAEAKTIVKKAVDSAQARLAARKARELVRRKTATDIGGLPGKLADCRSNDPSKCEVYIVEGDSAGGSAKSGRDSMYQAILPLRGKIINVEKARIDRVLKNTEVQSIITAFGTGIHDEFDLAKLRYHKIVLMADADVDGQHISTLLLTLLFRFMRPLVEHGHVFLAQPPLYKLKWQKSDPEFAYSDRERDGLLEAGRAAGRKINVDDGIQRYKGLGEMNAKELWETTMDPSVRVLRQVTLDDAAAADELFSILMGEDVAARRSFIARNAKDVRFLDV, encoded by the coding sequence GTGGCCGACACCAACGACACCAATCAGTCCGACAGCGCTGCGGCGAAGAAGAGCCGCAAGCCGAAGAAGTCGGGCGAGTACGGCGCCGATTCGATCAGCATCCTCGAAGGTCTCGAAGCCGTCCGGAAGCGACCCGGTATGTACATCGGGTCGACCGGCGAGCGAGGGCTGCACCACCTGATCTGGGAGGTCGTCGACAACTCGGTCGACGAGGCGATGGCCGGGCATGCGAGCCGCGTGGACGTCACCCTCCTCGAGGACGGCGGCGTCCAGGTCGTCGACGACGGTCGTGGCATTCCGGTGGACATGCACAAGACGGGCGTACCCACCGTCGAGGTGGTCATGACCCAACTCCACGCAGGCGGCAAGTTCGATTCCGAGGCGTACGCCGTCTCCGGTGGTCTCCACGGCGTGGGCATCTCGGTGGTCAATGCGCTGTCGACAAAAGTCGAACTCGAGATCAACTACGGCGGATACCACTGGGACCAGACGTACGACTATGCAAAGCCGGGTCCCCTCAACCAGGGCGAGGCCACCCGCAAGACCGGTACCACCGTCCGGTTCTGGCCGGATGCCAAGATCTTCGAGTCCACCACGTTCAGTGCGGAGACGATCGCGCGTCGTCTCCAGGAGATGGCCTTCCTCAACAAGGGCCTGACCATCACCCTCACCGACAATCGTCTCAGTGACGAAGCTGCGGTCGCCGAGGCCGAGATGGACGAGGGCGACGATTCGGCCGAGAGCATCAAGTCGGAGGCAGAGAAGGCGCAGAAGGCGGCCAAGGTCCGCACCCGCACCTATCACTATGCCGACGGCCTGATCGACTACATCAAGCACCTGAATCGCACCAAGAACGCGATCCACGCCTCGGTGATCGGGTTCACCGCCAAGGGCACCGGGCACGAGCTCGAGATCGCGATGCAGTGGAATGCCGGCTATTCGGAGTCGGTGCACACGTTCGCGAACACGATCAACACCCATGAGGGTGGCACCCACGAAGAAGGTTTCCGCGCGGCGCTCACCAGCACGGTCAACAAGTACGCCTACGACAAGAAGCTCCTCAAGGAGAAGGACGGCAAGCTGACCGGCGACGACATCCGCGAAGGTCTTGCGGCGGTCATCTCGGTGAAGGTCGGCGACCCGCAGTTCGAGGGCCAGACCAAGACCAAGCTCGGCAACACCGAGGTCAAGAGCTTTGTGCAGAAGACCTGCAACGAGCATCTCGGCCACTGGTTCGAGGCCAATCCCGCCGAGGCGAAGACCATCGTCAAGAAGGCGGTCGACTCGGCGCAAGCACGTCTCGCGGCCCGAAAGGCACGAGAGTTGGTGCGGCGCAAGACCGCAACCGATATCGGCGGGCTGCCCGGCAAGCTCGCCGACTGCCGCAGCAACGATCCCAGCAAGTGTGAGGTCTACATCGTCGAGGGCGACTCGGCCGGTGGCAGTGCCAAGTCCGGCCGAGACTCGATGTACCAGGCGATCCTGCCGTTGCGCGGCAAGATCATCAACGTCGAGAAGGCACGCATCGATCGGGTGCTGAAGAACACCGAGGTCCAGTCGATCATCACGGCGTTCGGTACCGGCATCCATGACGAGTTCGATCTCGCCAAGCTGCGGTATCACAAGATCGTGCTGATGGCCGACGCCGACGTCGACGGCCAGCACATCTCGACGTTGCTGCTCACTCTGCTGTTCCGGTTCATGCGGCCCCTCGTCGAACACGGACACGTCTTTCTCGCGCAGCCCCCGCTGTACAAACTGAAGTGGCAGAAGAGCGATCCGGAGTTCGCCTACTCCGACCGCGAGCGCGACGGACTTCTCGAGGCCGGGCGTGCTGCGGGCCGGAAGATCAACGTCGACGACGGCATCCAGCGTTACAAGGGCCTTGGCGAGATGAATGCCAAGGAGTTGTGGGAGACCACGATGGATCCCTCGGTCCGGGTGCTTCGTCAGGTGACGCTCGACGATGCGGCCGCCGCCGACGAATTGTTCTCGATCCTGATGGGAGAGGATGTGGCCGCTCGCCGCAGCTTCATCGCCCGTAACGCCAAAGATGTTCGCTTCCTGGATGTCTGA
- a CDS encoding DUF3566 domain-containing protein encodes MSSPNTPDDKKPTNGDVGPHAASGPGAQAPGSGGEPNSHGPGTGPQGSGPGGLVPPWQRGPNGSGTAQAPTGPNGSPQHGEGPNGTAHQPGPPPRGIVSATAAASMAGQQAPITKLDDPRGDSAASNFRGESSGPRGSTATATDESTEKFVESPTRNIERNDLPGEKLPNLDAIHHVNAQPAAQQTAARSAPTSIGGRPLRAAVQIRRIDPWATFKIAAVLSVAGFLIWMISVAVLYLILDGMGVWDQVNSSFGTLVTADGSSSEGDIIGAGSVFGWAVLLGAINAILLTALATIGAYIYNLCADMIGGAEVTLADLD; translated from the coding sequence GTGAGCTCACCGAACACACCGGACGACAAGAAGCCGACAAACGGGGATGTCGGTCCTCACGCGGCTTCCGGTCCGGGTGCACAGGCGCCCGGATCCGGAGGCGAGCCCAATTCGCACGGGCCCGGTACTGGACCGCAGGGGAGTGGTCCGGGAGGTCTCGTCCCGCCGTGGCAGCGTGGTCCCAACGGCAGCGGTACAGCTCAGGCGCCCACCGGACCCAACGGTTCGCCGCAGCACGGCGAGGGTCCGAACGGCACCGCACATCAGCCTGGCCCGCCGCCGCGAGGCATCGTCAGTGCCACTGCTGCCGCCAGTATGGCCGGCCAGCAGGCGCCGATCACCAAACTGGATGATCCTCGTGGCGATTCCGCCGCCTCGAACTTCCGGGGCGAATCGAGCGGTCCGCGGGGAAGCACCGCCACGGCCACCGACGAATCGACGGAGAAGTTCGTCGAGTCGCCGACCAGGAACATCGAGCGCAACGATCTGCCCGGCGAGAAGTTGCCGAATCTGGATGCCATTCACCATGTGAACGCACAGCCGGCAGCGCAGCAGACCGCGGCGCGGTCGGCTCCCACGTCGATCGGTGGCAGGCCTCTGCGGGCGGCGGTCCAAATCCGCCGTATCGACCCCTGGGCGACCTTCAAGATCGCCGCAGTGCTGTCGGTGGCCGGCTTCCTGATCTGGATGATCTCGGTGGCGGTGCTGTATCTGATCCTCGACGGCATGGGCGTGTGGGATCAGGTCAACAGTTCGTTCGGCACCTTGGTGACCGCGGACGGATCCAGCAGCGAAGGCGACATCATCGGGGCGGGCTCGGTGTTCGGCTGGGCTGTCCTGCTCGGCGCCATCAACGCGATCCTGCTGACCGCGCTGGCGACCATCGGTGCCTACATCTACAACCTGTGCGCCGACATGATCGGCGGCGCAGAGGTGACACTCGCCGACCTGGATTGA
- a CDS encoding IS110 family transposase: MTSLADVVEIVIGVDTHVGTHSAAIIHAGTGAVIDEITVSTTEEGYQELLDFTEPHPALRAWAIEGTGSHGAGLTRLLDDELVIELDRPARMKRRNGAKSDPLDAVRAGREALSRTLNGTPRGNGDRQALSVLLAARRSAVDAYTTAQRQIHGLIIAAPTVLRDKLRGHNTAQMVTIAAGWRINTVWDTETRTTATILKTLARRVRDLKAEAAVHEKAIKTIVNSWRPDVLDIHGVGPIVAAVVLCAWSHPGRIHSEAAFAMLAGAAPIPATSGQVTTRYRLNRYGDRQLNRALHTVVLTRQRYDDQTKTYTERRTTEGKTPREIRRCLKRFIARQIFRQLEHQHA; encoded by the coding sequence ATGACCAGTTTGGCTGATGTCGTCGAGATTGTCATCGGTGTTGATACTCACGTTGGTACCCACAGCGCGGCGATCATCCACGCAGGTACCGGTGCGGTGATCGATGAGATCACCGTGTCTACTACCGAGGAGGGCTACCAGGAGCTTCTGGATTTCACTGAGCCCCATCCCGCTTTGCGGGCGTGGGCCATCGAGGGCACCGGCAGCCACGGTGCCGGCCTGACGCGTCTGCTTGATGATGAACTGGTCATCGAGCTGGACCGACCCGCCCGAATGAAGCGCCGTAACGGCGCCAAATCCGATCCTCTCGACGCGGTCCGCGCCGGCCGAGAAGCGTTGTCACGCACTCTCAACGGCACCCCACGTGGCAACGGCGACCGACAGGCACTGTCGGTGTTGCTCGCGGCACGCCGCTCCGCGGTCGACGCCTACACCACCGCCCAACGCCAAATCCACGGCCTGATCATCGCTGCACCCACGGTGCTACGCGACAAACTGCGCGGCCACAACACCGCACAGATGGTCACGATTGCTGCCGGCTGGCGCATCAACACCGTCTGGGACACTGAAACACGCACAACCGCAACAATATTGAAGACCCTAGCGCGACGGGTCCGTGATCTCAAAGCCGAAGCGGCCGTGCATGAGAAGGCGATCAAAACCATCGTCAACAGCTGGCGGCCCGACGTGCTCGACATCCACGGCGTCGGCCCCATCGTCGCCGCAGTCGTGCTATGTGCCTGGTCCCATCCCGGACGCATTCATTCCGAGGCAGCCTTTGCCATGCTCGCCGGCGCGGCCCCAATCCCCGCCACCAGCGGTCAAGTCACCACCCGCTATCGACTCAACCGCTACGGCGACCGCCAACTCAACCGAGCCCTCCACACCGTCGTATTGACCCGACAACGCTACGACGACCAGACGAAGACCTACACCGAACGACGCACCACTGAAGGCAAAACGCCCCGCGAAATCCGCCGCTGCCTCAAACGCTTCATAGCCCGACAAATCTTCCGACAACTCGAGCACCAACACGCTTGA
- the recF gene encoding DNA replication/repair protein RecF (All proteins in this family for which functions are known are DNA-binding proteins that assist the filamentation of RecA onto DNA for the initiation of recombination or recombinational repair.) has protein sequence MYVRDLRLRDFRSWGEIDLTLRPEPTIFVGRNGFGKTNLLEAVFYLAHLRSHRVSSDAPLVHSGADAALVTATVENAGRELTVQLQIKADGANKATVNGSPSRRSRDILGILRAVMFAPEDLMLIRGDPSERRRFIDELVAQRGPRWAATRSDYDRVLRQRSALLKTAGAALRRGGSDADSVISTLDVWDGQLADLGGQVTAARIEVLRALTPHVTESYAAIAPHSRPATLSYRAAAGSDVVPPDDAPVSADEIGAILLARLGELRSKEIDRGVSLVGPHRDDIDIVLGDDVAKGFASHGESWSLALALRLGSVELVRADGVEPVIMLDDVFAELDAQRRAQLVAFTESAEQLLVTAAVADDIPSAIAGRRVNVGVTEENGPRRSVVSGDDIGEGGT, from the coding sequence GTGTACGTTCGCGACCTGCGTCTGCGTGACTTCCGGTCCTGGGGCGAGATCGATCTGACCCTGCGCCCCGAACCCACCATTTTCGTGGGCCGCAACGGATTCGGCAAGACCAACCTCCTCGAGGCCGTCTTCTATCTGGCACATCTGAGATCACACCGGGTGAGCTCCGACGCTCCGCTCGTCCACAGCGGCGCCGACGCCGCCCTGGTCACGGCGACGGTGGAGAACGCCGGCCGTGAGCTCACCGTGCAGTTGCAGATCAAGGCCGACGGTGCCAACAAGGCGACTGTCAACGGCAGCCCCTCGCGTCGGTCCCGTGACATTCTCGGGATCCTGCGCGCGGTGATGTTCGCACCCGAAGACCTGATGTTGATCCGGGGGGACCCCTCCGAACGACGACGCTTCATCGACGAGTTGGTGGCACAGCGCGGACCACGTTGGGCGGCAACACGTTCCGACTACGATCGGGTTCTCCGTCAGCGTTCGGCGCTACTCAAGACCGCAGGTGCGGCGCTCCGGCGTGGTGGTTCGGACGCGGATTCGGTGATCAGCACTCTCGACGTGTGGGACGGTCAGCTCGCCGATCTGGGCGGTCAGGTCACCGCGGCGCGGATCGAGGTGCTGCGCGCGCTGACCCCCCACGTCACCGAGTCGTATGCGGCGATTGCACCGCATTCACGTCCGGCGACCTTGTCCTATCGTGCCGCCGCCGGATCCGACGTGGTCCCGCCCGACGATGCGCCGGTGTCGGCCGACGAGATCGGTGCGATTCTGCTGGCCCGGCTCGGCGAACTTCGCAGCAAGGAGATCGACCGCGGGGTCAGTCTGGTCGGTCCGCACCGTGACGACATCGACATCGTGCTCGGCGACGACGTGGCGAAGGGGTTCGCGAGTCACGGTGAGTCGTGGTCGCTGGCGCTGGCATTGAGACTCGGATCCGTGGAACTCGTGCGGGCGGACGGCGTGGAACCGGTGATCATGCTCGACGATGTATTCGCCGAGCTCGATGCTCAGCGTCGTGCGCAACTCGTGGCATTCACCGAATCCGCTGAACAGCTGCTGGTGACCGCAGCCGTTGCCGACGACATCCCGTCGGCGATCGCGGGTCGGCGCGTCAATGTCGGCGTGACGGAGGAGAATGGTCCTCGACGCTCGGTCGTGAGCGGCGACGACATCGGGGAGGGCGGCACATGA
- a CDS encoding NAD(P)/FAD-dependent oxidoreductase: MSATTNTVYTDFSGWIDPPADVRPPLRENLTCSVAVIGGGLAGMATALRLAEHGVDTILLEAAFCGHGAGSRNAGQLASAPGGDIQLLDMLYRKQMPAIVRLTENAAAHVEGLIATRGIDCDYEATGNVFAAVSRGQLGRTRRIAKILRTAGAEVEEGNARELGIPHGFLGGMREVHGGIMNPGKFLRGLRTAVLGSSARVFEQSKVTDIVRDGCDVVVETPGGVVWAGTVVLATNAYAGEWDITPKRLSSPMWVTEAETEPIDPERLAALGWTSRAGLVTQHNIMENYRLTARNTIVFGVRKIERAVEYPLPERTPDPSVVAELTEAFARRFPTLADVAVARAWGGWIGITSSWLPVAGTTGGNVYYSLACNGHGLAQAPYIGALIADRIATGTMPEDLRTVWTEQPRFGRAVGLIMGRLGVRAAWALDRFNDALNGSKRIARRRYAHATAADTESPRELDVRSGEHR; encoded by the coding sequence ATGAGCGCCACGACGAACACGGTCTACACCGACTTCTCGGGCTGGATCGATCCGCCCGCCGACGTACGTCCTCCGCTGAGGGAGAACCTGACCTGCTCCGTCGCGGTGATCGGCGGTGGGCTCGCCGGGATGGCGACGGCGCTGCGGCTCGCGGAGCACGGCGTGGACACGATCTTGCTCGAAGCAGCGTTCTGTGGGCACGGTGCCGGCTCACGCAACGCTGGGCAGCTGGCCAGCGCGCCGGGCGGCGACATTCAACTCCTGGATATGCTGTACCGCAAGCAGATGCCGGCGATCGTCCGCCTCACCGAGAACGCGGCGGCGCACGTGGAGGGCCTCATCGCAACACGGGGGATCGACTGCGACTACGAGGCCACCGGCAACGTCTTCGCAGCGGTGTCCCGCGGCCAGCTGGGCCGGACGCGGCGGATCGCGAAGATCCTCCGCACGGCCGGCGCCGAGGTCGAGGAAGGGAACGCCCGCGAACTGGGAATCCCCCACGGATTCCTCGGCGGAATGCGGGAGGTCCACGGCGGCATCATGAACCCGGGGAAATTCCTCCGCGGGTTGCGCACGGCGGTGCTCGGCTCGTCGGCCCGGGTCTTCGAGCAGTCCAAGGTGACCGACATCGTCCGGGACGGGTGCGACGTGGTCGTCGAGACCCCCGGTGGAGTCGTCTGGGCGGGCACCGTCGTCCTCGCCACGAACGCCTACGCGGGCGAGTGGGACATCACCCCGAAAAGGCTGTCCTCGCCGATGTGGGTGACCGAGGCCGAGACCGAGCCGATCGACCCGGAGCGGCTCGCCGCGCTCGGCTGGACGAGCCGAGCCGGGCTCGTCACGCAGCACAACATCATGGAGAACTACCGCCTCACCGCGCGCAACACCATCGTGTTCGGCGTGCGCAAGATCGAGCGCGCCGTCGAATATCCTCTCCCGGAACGCACCCCGGATCCGTCCGTCGTCGCCGAACTGACGGAGGCCTTCGCGCGGCGGTTCCCGACACTCGCGGACGTCGCCGTCGCCCGGGCATGGGGCGGCTGGATCGGCATCACGTCGAGCTGGTTGCCCGTGGCTGGAACGACCGGAGGCAACGTCTACTACTCACTCGCCTGCAATGGCCACGGCCTGGCGCAAGCGCCGTACATCGGCGCTCTCATCGCCGATCGGATCGCGACGGGAACGATGCCGGAGGACCTGCGCACTGTGTGGACCGAGCAGCCGCGATTCGGCCGCGCGGTCGGCCTGATCATGGGGCGCCTCGGCGTCCGAGCGGCCTGGGCCCTCGACCGGTTCAACGACGCGCTGAACGGGAGCAAGCGGATCGCACGGCGGCGCTACGCGCACGCGACGGCGGCCGACACCGAATCCCCTCGGGAGCTGGACGTACGGAGCGGAGAACACCGGTGA
- the gyrA gene encoding DNA gyrase subunit A — MTDTTLPPADGAGDRIEPVDLGQEMQNSYIDYAMSVIVGRALPEVRDGLKPVHRRLLYASFDAGFRPDRSYVKSAKPVAETMGNYHPHGDTAIYDALVRLAQPWSMRYPLIDGQGNFGSRGNDGAAAMRYTEARLTPLAMEMLRDIDKETVDFTPNYDGKTNEPTVLPSRIPNLLINGSGGIAVGMATNIPPHNLNEVAAAVFWALDNPEADDEALLAACMDCVKGPDFPTAALIVGGQGIKDAYTTGRGSVRMRSVVDIEENKGTTTLVVTELPYQVNPDNLIQSIAEQVNEGKLKGISRIEDQSSDRVGMRIVVTLRRDAVAKVVLNNLYKHSQLQTSFGVNMLSIVDGVPRTLRLDQMIRYYVEHQIDVIVRRTRYLLRKAEERAHILRGLVKALDALDEVIALIRASANTESARTGLMDLLEIDEIQADAILAMQLRRLSALERQKIVDELAEIEREIADYQDILAKPERQRAIVRDELTEVVEKYGDDRRTKIIAADGDVSDEDLIAREDVVVTITETGYAKRTRTDLYRSQRRGGKGVQGAGLKQDDIVKHFFVSSTHDWILFFTTKGRVYRAKAYELPEANRTARGQHVANLLAFQPEERIAQVIQLKTYQDAPYLVLATRNGLVKKSKLEDFDSNRSGGIAAINLRGEDELVGAQLCSADDDLLLVSQKGQSIRFHADDEALRPMGRQTSGVQGMRFNGDDELLSLNVVREGTYLLVATSGGYAKRTAMDDYPVQGRGGKGVLTIQHDRRRGEIVGALIVDDDSELYAITSGGGVIRTGAKQVRRAGRQTKGVRLMNLGEGTTLLAIARNADEPDEDPEASAGPGK, encoded by the coding sequence ATGACTGACACCACGCTGCCACCTGCCGACGGGGCCGGGGACCGGATCGAACCGGTCGACCTCGGCCAGGAGATGCAGAACAGCTACATCGACTACGCGATGAGCGTGATCGTCGGCCGCGCGCTCCCGGAGGTTCGCGACGGCCTCAAGCCGGTGCACCGCAGACTGCTCTACGCATCCTTCGATGCCGGGTTCCGGCCCGATCGCAGTTACGTGAAATCGGCGAAACCCGTTGCCGAGACGATGGGTAACTATCACCCCCACGGTGACACCGCGATCTATGACGCGCTGGTGCGTCTCGCCCAGCCGTGGTCGATGCGCTATCCCCTCATCGACGGGCAGGGCAATTTCGGTTCGCGTGGTAACGACGGCGCGGCCGCGATGCGTTACACCGAGGCTCGCCTCACCCCGTTGGCGATGGAGATGCTGCGCGACATCGACAAGGAGACAGTCGATTTCACGCCCAACTACGACGGTAAGACCAACGAGCCGACCGTCCTGCCGTCGCGGATACCGAACCTGCTGATCAACGGTTCGGGTGGCATCGCGGTGGGTATGGCCACCAACATCCCGCCGCACAACCTCAATGAGGTTGCCGCCGCGGTTTTCTGGGCCCTCGACAACCCGGAGGCGGATGACGAGGCGCTGCTGGCGGCCTGCATGGATTGCGTCAAGGGACCGGATTTCCCCACGGCGGCACTCATCGTCGGCGGACAGGGAATCAAGGATGCCTACACCACCGGCCGTGGCAGCGTCCGGATGCGCAGCGTCGTCGACATCGAGGAGAACAAGGGCACCACGACCCTCGTCGTCACCGAACTGCCGTATCAGGTCAACCCGGACAACCTGATCCAGTCGATCGCCGAACAGGTCAACGAAGGAAAACTCAAGGGCATCAGCCGGATCGAGGATCAGTCCTCGGACCGCGTGGGTATGCGCATCGTGGTCACCCTGCGCCGCGATGCCGTCGCCAAGGTGGTCCTGAACAACCTGTACAAGCACAGTCAGCTGCAGACCAGCTTCGGCGTGAACATGCTGTCGATCGTCGACGGTGTGCCGCGCACCCTGCGCCTCGATCAGATGATCCGGTACTACGTGGAACATCAGATCGACGTGATCGTGCGCCGGACGCGGTACCTGTTGCGCAAGGCCGAGGAACGCGCCCACATCTTGCGTGGTCTGGTCAAGGCGCTCGACGCGCTCGACGAGGTCATCGCGCTGATCCGTGCGTCGGCCAACACCGAGTCTGCGCGCACCGGGTTGATGGATCTGCTGGAGATCGATGAGATCCAGGCAGACGCGATCCTCGCGATGCAGCTGCGTCGGCTGTCGGCGTTGGAGCGCCAGAAGATCGTCGACGAACTCGCGGAGATCGAGCGAGAGATCGCCGATTACCAGGACATCTTGGCCAAGCCGGAGCGGCAGCGGGCCATCGTCCGCGATGAGCTGACCGAGGTCGTCGAGAAGTACGGGGACGACCGCCGGACCAAGATCATCGCGGCCGACGGTGACGTCTCCGATGAGGATCTGATCGCCCGCGAAGACGTCGTCGTCACGATCACCGAGACCGGCTACGCGAAACGTACGCGAACCGACCTCTACCGCAGCCAGCGCCGCGGCGGCAAGGGTGTGCAGGGAGCCGGGCTCAAGCAGGACGACATCGTCAAGCACTTCTTCGTCAGCTCGACCCACGACTGGATCCTGTTCTTCACCACCAAGGGCCGTGTGTACCGCGCCAAGGCGTACGAGTTGCCCGAGGCCAACCGCACCGCTCGTGGTCAGCACGTCGCCAACCTCCTGGCTTTCCAGCCGGAGGAGCGGATCGCGCAGGTCATCCAGCTCAAGACCTATCAGGACGCGCCGTATCTGGTGCTCGCGACGCGCAACGGGCTGGTGAAGAAGTCGAAGCTCGAGGACTTCGACTCGAACCGTTCCGGTGGTATTGCCGCGATCAATCTACGGGGTGAGGACGAACTGGTCGGCGCACAGTTGTGCAGTGCCGATGACGATCTGCTGCTCGTGTCGCAGAAGGGGCAGTCGATCCGTTTCCACGCCGATGACGAGGCGCTGCGGCCGATGGGTCGGCAGACCTCCGGTGTGCAAGGCATGCGATTCAACGGCGACGACGAGCTCCTGTCGCTCAATGTGGTCCGAGAGGGCACTTACCTCCTCGTCGCGACCTCGGGCGGCTACGCCAAGAGGACCGCGATGGACGACTATCCCGTCCAGGGACGCGGCGGCAAGGGTGTGCTGACCATCCAGCACGACCGCAGGCGCGGCGAGATCGTCGGTGCGCTGATCGTCGACGACGATTCGGAGCTGTACGCGATCACCTCGGGTGGCGGCGTCATCCGGACCGGCGCCAAGCAGGTCCGACGTGCTGGTCGGCAGACCAAGGGCGTGCGTCTGATGAACCTCGGCGAGGGCACAACCTTGCTCGCGATCGCCCGCAATGCCGACGAACCGGACGAGGATCCAGAAGCATCGGCGGGTCCCGGCAAGTAG
- a CDS encoding DUF721 family protein, translating into MSDDPAVPERSSSPAPSSGYELARQALEEARAAARAAGKSVGQGRSSPITGPRRNAGRRRRWSGSGPDGRDPQPLGRLAGHIAKERGWQPHIGQGTLFGMWEQIVGTDIAAHAQPTTLGDNVLHIQAESTAWATQLRYMQSTILAKIAAAVGDGMVTSLRITGPKAPSWRKGPRHISGRGPRDTYG; encoded by the coding sequence ATGAGCGACGATCCCGCGGTACCCGAACGGTCGTCCTCACCTGCGCCCTCGTCGGGTTACGAACTCGCGCGACAGGCCCTCGAAGAAGCCCGGGCGGCCGCGCGGGCTGCCGGTAAGTCGGTCGGCCAGGGACGTTCCTCACCGATCACGGGTCCGCGACGCAACGCGGGCAGGCGACGGCGATGGTCCGGATCCGGTCCAGACGGCCGCGATCCGCAGCCGCTGGGACGGCTCGCAGGCCATATCGCCAAGGAACGTGGCTGGCAGCCGCATATCGGGCAAGGCACCCTGTTCGGGATGTGGGAGCAGATCGTCGGCACCGACATCGCCGCACATGCGCAGCCGACTACGTTGGGCGACAACGTCTTACACATCCAGGCGGAGTCGACGGCCTGGGCCACCCAGCTGCGGTACATGCAGTCGACCATCCTGGCGAAGATCGCTGCCGCCGTCGGTGACGGCATGGTGACCAGTCTGCGGATCACCGGGCCGAAGGCGCCGTCGTGGCGCAAGGGTCCCCGGCACATCTCCGGTCGCGGTCCCCGAGACACCTACGGCTGA